From the genome of Trachemys scripta elegans isolate TJP31775 chromosome 2, CAS_Tse_1.0, whole genome shotgun sequence:
GAAACAGCTGTCCATGCATACGCTATCCCTGTGCCATATGTACTGTGCACCGGATAGTGTACTTCATCTCAGACATTTATTCCTAGTAGACATTGTTTTTTGCTAATGGCATGGAGAAACCAGCTGTCTTTCCATCATGAACACTCCCTACTTCTGAGATGAACTAGGCACAAATAGATTGAGAATCTTTCAGGATTATCTTCAGAATTTGGAAATTCCATACTTAGCTGTATGGTAGACATGCTGACAGATCATTGCCTGTTTCTTTCAATTTCTGGACAAACATCAAACTCCAATCCACTTTGCCcacctcctttttttccctcccgaATGCTCAGAAGCATTTCCTCTATGGAGTCCACAGCAACCTGTTAGCTGCTAGTCAAAGATTCAATGAATTTTGTTTCCTGACGGCTTAGAAatcagacagcaagcagcaaaagatcAGAAGTCCAAGTGCagacaatgtgatgtttattggagttagtttccaagcaagcatattctgAAGCCCTTCACACCTGTTGGGCTTATCTCTATTCACCGATTGAGTCTTCCCCAgtgttctgctcccagctctgacaccacaggcCTTTACCCTATGGCCCACTTCCCCTGTTCCCAACTCCCAATTGCCCCACTACCATTCCCACTCCCCCTCTTCCTTCTTAGCAGGCTCAAATATACCTGTACTGTACATAGCTAGTCACACCCCATACCGCTTCTGGTCAGGTTCTGTTCTGGAGGGTCGTGAGTTGGGGTCTttgtcccacctcttttgtatcccaccGGAGGAGTAAGGAGAGAGGTTATACGCCAGTCAAGGGCAGGCATTTCTCTGGTCTTTTTAGTGTGttgtaccccctccccccctcaatcCCTCTTGCCCCtcctgactggttgcttgaccttgcctcaAGATAGGAGCTGAGGCAGTGTGCGCCTCTACATTGCATTCCCACGATGCCCTGCTCCAtctcttttctcttcccattatactaacaaaccccAGCTGGCACGGAAATGCAGCACAGTTTCTTTGTTCTTCACACATTAGTAAGGATGTAAGCATatcaaaagtcaaacccaaaattctatctcaggctaacAAACAGGCTTATATGCTAACACTCCACCCCTTTTTCCTTCCGGGATCCTCCTGCCCAGGTATCCGGGAAAAACATAAGACATGTGGTGGCACATTTCCTGAGAGGGCCAGGTATTAAGATGGAATGTGTCAGGGCTCCATTTGCCCCACTGCTTCCCATGCAGTATAGTGCCCTGCACCTTCCCTTGTATGGACATACTGCACGTATAGTCCAATTAGTGTGTCAGACTCCCCACAGTGATGGGCCCAAGAAAGTTGGGTCCGGGCCATCTGTTACACTTTGGTGTAGGGCCTATTACATTATCGTATCTTACTAacctattagagttctttgaaggggtcaacaaacatgtggacaagggggatccagtggacatagtatacttagatttccagaaagcctttgacaaggtccctcaccaaaggctcttatgtaaagtaagttgtcatgggataaaagggaaggtcctttcatggattgagaactggttaaaagacagggaacaaagtgtaggaattaatggtaaatgcTCAGAATGGAGActggtaactagtggtgttccacaagagtcagtcctaggaccaatcctattcaacttattcataaatgatctggagaaaggggtaaacagtgaggtggcaaagtttgcagacaatactaaactgctcaagatagttaagaccaaagcagactgcgaagaacttcaaaaagatctcacaaaactaagtgattgggcaacaaaatggcaaattaaatttaatgtggataaatgtaaagtaatgcacattggaaaaaataaccccaactatacatacaatatgatgggggctaatttagctacaacaaatcaggaaaaagatcttggagtcatcctggataggtctctgaagatgtccacgcagtgtgcagaggcggtcaaaaaagcaaaaaggatgttaggaattattaaaaaggggatagagaataagacggagaatatattattgcccttatataaatcgatagtacgcccacatcttgaatactgtgtacagatgtggtctcctcatctcaaaaaagatatactggcactagaaaaggttcagagaagggcaactaaaatgattaggggtttggaatgggtcccatatgaggagagattaaagaggctaggacttttcagcttagaaaagaggagactaagggacgATATGATAGAGCAGGGGTTGggaaactttcagaagtggtgtgctgagtcttcatttattcactctaatttaaggttcgtgtgtcagtcatacattttaatgtttttagaaggtctctttctataagtctataatatataactaaactattgttgtatgtaaagtaaataaggtttttaaaatgtttaagaagcttcatttaaaattaaattaaaatgcagagccccccagaccagtggccaggatccgAGCAGtgtcagtgccactgaaaatcaggtcgcgtgccgccttcggcacgcatgccataggttgcctacccctatgatagaggtatataaaatcatgagtgatgtggagaaagtagataaggaaaagttatttacttattcccataatacaagaactaggggtcaccaaatgaaattaataggcagcaggtttaaaacaaataaaaggaagttcttcttcacgcagcgcacagtcaacttgtggaactccttacctgaggaggttgtgaaggctaggactataacagcatttaaaagagaactggataaattcatggaggttaagtccattaatagctattagccaggatgggtaaggaatggtgtctctagcctctgtctgtcagaggacggagatggatggcaggagagagatcacttgatcattgcctgttaggttcactccctctggggcacctggcattggccactgtcggtagacaggatactgggctagatggacctttggtctgacctggtacagccgttcttatgttcttatgttcttattgtagTCTCCTCCCCAGGGCCCCATGCTATCGTTCTAGTGGTGCCACTGAGCCTTTAcactgaggaggaaaaaaaagcagtCAAACGAATACAAGATATTTTTGGAGCTGGATCCATGAGGTACATGATCCTGTTATTCACTCGGAAAGATGATTTAGAAGGTACCAAATTAGAAGAGTTCATAAAAGGCTCTGATGCCCAAGGCCTTTGTGAGCTGGTAGGAAAATTTGGAAAACAATACTGTGCATTCAACAACAGAGCAACTGGAGAAGAACGGGATGCCCAGGTTAATGAGCTGCTGGGGATGGTAGATAAGATGGTGCGGGAGAACAGAGGCACATGTTACACAAATGAGATGTATAAATATGCTGAGAAGAAGCTTCAAGAGAAAACAGAGGAGCTGAAGAAATACTATGCAGAGCAgctggaaagagagaaagagaaaataaaacatgatTATGAGGAGCAAATAAAACGACTCaaggaagaattaaaaagaaGGGATGAAGCACAAAAGCAGTATCAAGATGAAAAGGAGAAGATAATGTGGCACAAAGAAGTAGCAGAAAAGGAGTTGgttttgcaacaacaaaaattgaGACTTttaggagaaaaagagagagattgtgcTGTAAAACAAGCAGGAGCCAGGGAAGAAGCTGAAAGTGGTGTAATATGGGAAATGGTTTTGGGTGCTTTTACACTTGCTTTTAAAGTAATTAAGGTTTGGTTTAAGGATGACTGAGTTACACTTAACTTCTCAATCCTGTTATGCTGAGTCTATAAAAGTCGCAAATGAAGTTTCACTGCTTGTTAAACCTACGGACCCCAACGTTCTGCATTTTAGGACCAAATTAAGccctggtgtagctccactgaagccagtggagctacaccaggaATGAAATGGGCCCTTAATTGCTAAGATACCTTCTCACTTGTGCTAGTGAATCTATGACATGCTTTGATAATCTATTCCAAGGGCTAACTGCTATCGCTGTTATAATGCACGAATTCAATGTGTGCAATATAATTACATGACTTAGTATAAACATAAACAATATACATACATGACAGAGGTATATATATTGCCATGTACACATCTGCTATGCAGCTATGCACTGCTGGGCTCCTGCTCCAGGAACACTTCAGGAAGCTAATAACGAAATATTTGACTTGTAGATTCCTTGGTAGATAAACAGAAAATTTGGGAAATAGAACCAGGAGACCCAATCTGAGAATCATAGAGGTGAAGAACAGCATGGAAAGGAATGACCACCCTGTTTTTGTACATTAGTTTCTAATCCTGAAGGAGAATGAGGAAGAGGTATTTGAATAGAAAGGATCtgtgatcggcgttggcccacctaccggctagggggcggtggggagctacgagGTCCCTGGCcagcctgggtcacgcctccgtcagcggggaattagcggcggggcggccgccagccagagtccatagcgcgcccctcaggcaggggagcgctggCAAAGGACAGTAGGgcacccctcaggcaggggagcgccggcaaaggtcaatAGTGCGCCCGTCAGGCAGGGGAGCACCGGCAAAGGGCAGTAGGgcacccctcaggcaggggagcaccggcaaaggtcagtagcgcgcccctcaggcaggggagcgccggcaaaagtcagtagcgcgcccctcaggcaggggagcgccggcaaaagtcagtagcgcgcccctcaggcaggggagcgccggcaaaagtcagtagcgcgcccctcaggcaggggagcgccggcaaaggtcccggcgtggctcggccgggtaggggaacgcaggcccaccctacaccactgtgttccagcccagggccctgacagtggcagaacaaGGGTCCCACCACTGGATCAGCGGGGTCatcccgctacatagactcaccactgtgcagctctgtccctgggctacttcctacccgattgctcgcccgaatccctctggtcccgtgagtgcgtTGGGGTAGTCCGCtgttggcagctccagctccccctgaggctcaggctcctccagctcctctgggtactcggctgctggcagctcgcgctccccctccggctcctccagttcctctgggtacttggcagcgggcagtcctggcagccccagtccgtcctccaggtgaggtttccacgggtccagggcctcccctggtgtggcagcaggctctgaagggagcagcccgcggtctgcgtctgcctccctTCTTGGTGCTGCCCCAACTGAGCTAAGGGctccgccctttatacttcctattctgcccctccccttccggggggtggagcaagcttgggctggccccgcccactcaggctgagagaaaggcactttaccctcaagttcggagggcagccaccctggctccctacaggaTCAGACACTGTGAGTTTAGTTATAACATTTACAAGAGTCCAAGAAAGAGAATTTGTGCTGGGAAAAGCTATAAACGTGTAAGCTGCTATTCCACGGTGAGCAGATACTTGTTTGCTTAGACCAGAACTTAGTGCAAGTGCCGAGTGGAATAAATATAGATGCCTGCTTACCAGAAAGGGACTTAATCCAAGTGTGTGGTACCCTGCAAAAGTCACTCCTTAGTATGATGGGAGAAAGAGTTTCTTCACTACTCCACACAACCTGAAGGAGTTTTTTGGCAGCCCATCCAGCATCACAGGCTCAGAGTGAGGCTATGTCTATATTATGAGCTGGGGTGCGATTCCCAGCTTGTGCAGACATACTCACGAAGGGAGGGCCTAGCCCCTTACACCTCCTCACCAACCCAACTAACTAACTGGGCATACAAGGGAGATCTGGCATCAGCATCCAAAGAGATGGTGCAGTGTGTGCGGTCCCCCTGCACTAAAGAGTTGGAGGAACAATCCCTCCTGGAGTCCTTCCTGCAGCCAGGTGGCTCAGCATCATTATCCTGGTAAATGTCAAAGCGACGGATGGATGAGATAAGAGATTGATCGATGGGTGGGTAAGAAactgggagaaaggggaaaaggttgtgctgaaaggtgaactattgGACTGGAAGGAGGTCActggtggagttcctcaaggatcggtcttgggacAAATCAGtcaatgtttttattaatgagcTTAGCACAAAACGTAGGAGTGTGCTAATgtaatttgctgatgatacaaagttggggtGCATTGTCAATGCAGAGCGGGAtgagaatattatacaggaaggcctggatgaccttgaagactggagtgacaggAATTGTATGTTACAAAGTGCAAAGTTATACACTAAAGGTCCACTAATAAGAATTTCTGTGACgagctggggactcatcagttggaagtgacagaggaggagagacacTGGGTGTATTAGTTGATCCGAGgttgactatgagccaccaaccTTACTGGCTGTGAAAgaggcaaatgcaatcctagggTGCATTcggattggcagagaccttgggggttttttcaccttcctctgcagtgtgtgggagCAGGTCACtagccaggattatctgggtacatCTCTCCTAACCAGCCCCACCCCTACTGTACAGCTACTTTGCATGCAATAATTTCCTTGGTTGtgtgagggagactgcacagaggGTGGATACTTGGCCCAAACTGCCACAATTCTTCAGAACCACCCACACAACACAACCAGTAACCCCAGANNNNNNNNNNNNNNNNNNNNNNNNNNNNNNNNNNNNNNNNNNNNNNNNNNNNNNNNNNNNNNNNNNNNNNNNNNNNNNNNNNNNNNNNNNNNNNNNNNNNNNNNNNNNNNNNNNNNNNNNNNNNNNNNNNNNNNNNNNNNNNNNNNNNNNNNNNNNNNNNNNNNNNNNNNNNNNNNNNNNNNNNNNNNNNNNNNNNNNNNNNNNNNNNNNNNNNNNNNNNNNNNNNNNNNNNNNNNNNNNNNNNNNNNNNNNNNNNNNNNNNNNNNNNNNNNNNNNNNNNNNNNNNNNNNNNNNNNNNNNNNNNNNNNNNNNNNNNNNNNNNNNNNNNNNNNNNNNNNNNNNNNNNNNNNNNNNNNNNNNNNNNNNNNNNNNNNNNNNNNNNNNNNNNNNNNNNNNNNNNNNNNNNNNNNNNNNNNNNNNNNNNNNNNNNNNNNNNNNNNNNNNNNNNNNNNNNNNNNNNNNNNNNNNNNNNNNNNNNNNNNNNNNNNNNNNNNNNNNNNNNNNNNNNNNNNNNNNNNNNNNNNNNNNNNNNNNNNNNNNNNNNNNNNNNNNNNNNNNNNNNNNNNNNNNNNNNNNNNNNNNNNNNNNNNNNNNNNNNNNNNNNNNNNNNNNNNNNNNNNNNNNNNNNNNNNNNNNNNNNNNNNNNNNNNNNNNNNNNNNNNNNNNNNNNNNNNNNNNNNNNNNNNNNNNNNNNNNNNNNNNNNNNNNNNNNNNNNNNNNNNNNNNNNNNNNNNNNNNNNNNNNNNNNNNNNNNNNNNNNNNNNNNNNNNNNNNNNNNNNNNNNNNNNNNNNNNNNNNNNNNNNNNNNNNNNNNNNNNNNNNNNNNNNNNNNNNNNNNNNNNNNNNNNNNNNNNNNNNNNNNNNNNNNNNNNNNNNNNNNNNNNNNNNNNNNNNNNNNNNNNNNNNNNNNNNNNNNNNNNNNNNNNNNNNNNNNNNNNNNNNNNNNNNNNNNNNNNNNNNNNNNNNNNNNNNNNNNNNNNNNNNNNNNNNNNNNNNNNNNNNNNNNNNNNNNNNNNNNNNNNNNNNNNNNNNNNNNNNNNNNNNNNNNNNNNNNNNNNNNNNNNNNNNNNNNNNNNNNNNNNNNNNNNNNNNNNNNNNNNNNNNNNNNNNNNNNNNNNNNNNNNNNNNNNNNNNNNNNNNNNNNNNNNNNNNNNNNNNNNNNNNNNNNNNNNNNNNNNNNNNNNNNNNNNNNNNNNNNNNNNNNNNNNNNNNNNNNNNNNNNNNNNNNNNNNNNNNNNNNNNNNNNNNNNNNNNNNNNNNNNNNNNNNNNNNNNNNNNNNNNNNNNNNNNNNNNNNNNNNNNNNNNNNNNNNNNNNNNNNNNNNNNNNNNNNNNNNNNNNNNNNNNNNNNNNNNNNNNNNNNNNNNNNNNNNNNNNNNNNNNNNNNNNNNNNNNNNNNNNNNNNNNNNNNNNNNNNNNNNNNNNNNNNNNNNNNNNNNNNNNNNNNNNNNNNNNNNNNNNNNNNNNNNNNNNNNNNNNNNNNNNNNNNNNNNNNNNNNNNNNNNNNNNNNNNNNNNNNNNNNNNNNNNNNNNNNNNNNNNNNNNNNNNNNNNNNNNNNNNNNNNNNNNNNNNNNNNNNNNNNNNNNNNNNNNNNNNNNNNNNNNNNNNNNNNNNNNNNNNNNNNNNNNNNNNNNNNNNNNNNNNNNNNNNNNNNNNNNNNNNNNNNNNNNNNNNNNNNNNNNNN
Proteins encoded in this window:
- the LOC117873925 gene encoding GTPase IMAP family member 4-like, producing METVSSPGPHAIVLVVPLSLYTEEEKKAVKRIQDIFGAGSMRYMILLFTRKDDLEGTKLEEFIKGSDAQGLCELVGKFGKQYCAFNNRATGEERDAQVNELLGMVDKMVRENRGTCYTNEMYKYAEKKLQEKTEELKKYYAEQLEREKEKIKHDYEEQIKRLKEELKRRDEAQKQYQDEKEKIMWHKEVAEKELVLQQQKLRLLGEKERDCAVKQAGAREEAESGVIWEMVLGAFTLAFKVIKVWFKDD